Proteins from a single region of Acinonyx jubatus isolate Ajub_Pintada_27869175 chromosome D3, VMU_Ajub_asm_v1.0, whole genome shotgun sequence:
- the LOC128312396 gene encoding uncharacterized protein LOC128312396 — MSLQTGLLSPFLFPPGWPGIWASPSTSQKEGPLCAAAGSPPTPADTPAVYSTRADAADRDGEAVSPTGRYPWKSHDESHGAVAAVSPYGAAEWLLQDKNLSLTPHLRQAVAFNSREFSQDKSKPPTGVTERSREQQMRSGFGGGRETPGSHRGHNVRTGSRGDPGRAQQLGSRGRTEVLRESEEEPGAVQPAFFLSWSRNL, encoded by the exons ATGTCACTTCAGACAGGACTCTTGTCACCCTTCTTATTCCCTCCAGGCTGGCCAGGGATCTGGGCCTCTCCAAGCACCAGCCAGAAGGAAGGCCCGCTCTGCGCGGCTGCCGGAAGCCCACCAACACCTGCAGACACGCCAGCCGTTTACAGCACGAGGGCAGACGCCGCGGACAGAGACGGTGAGGCTGTTTCTCCCACAGGCAGGTACCCGTGGAAGTCCCACGACGAAAGTCACGGTGCGGTGGCTGCAGTGTCACCATATGGAGCTGCAGAGTGGCTTCTCCAAGACAAGAACTTGTCTCTGACTCCACACCTACGCCAGGCCGTGGCCTTCAACTCGAGGG agttttcaCAGGATAAGTCTAAACCGCCTACAGGAGTGACTGAACGATCTCGGGAACAACAGATGAGATCGGGGTTCGGCGGCGGAAGGGAAACACCCGGAAGCCACAGAGGGCACAACGTGCGCACTGGGAGCCGGGGAGACCCAGGCCGAGCCCAGCAGCTGGGCTCACGGGGGAGGACAGAGGTGCTCCGGGAGTCAGAAGAGGAGCCCGGTGCAGTTCAGCcggcattttttctttcttggtctaGAAACCTGTAA